GTACCGTGATTATTTCACGGTATCTGGCGATGTGCCTGCCGGCGCGGGACAGCCTCACTCCTATGGCCATGGTATGGCGTCCAGTTGGATTTTTACTGCCATGATTATACCATCCGGCCGCGTATAATTTCCGCCGCCCGGGTCAATGACCGCATATCTTTTATATTCCAGACGAGGATGAAGTCCGACTCCGCCCGGGTGGGCAAGATGTATTTTTCAAAGCCCGGCTCCACGGTATCGTTGAACTGGCGGATGACGGACTGCTCGCACCTCCCCCGTTCCAACGTGTCCCGGGCGATCCGTCTTTTCAGCCGCACATCCCTGTCCGCGTCCACAAACAATCGAAAGTCCAGAAGAGGCTGTATTGCGGCGGGGTGGAAAAGGAGTATCCCCTCCACGATGACAAGCCGGGCATGGGGGACCGGCTCCGCGTTCTGGATGGCCGCGTGGTTGGCGTAATCATAAATGGGCATCGCTATCCCCTCGCCGCGCCGCAATGTGGCCAGGTCTTCGGCCAGCAGCGAAAAGTTTAGCGCTTCCGGTTCGTCGTAATTTATCCTTGCGCGCTCTTCGGCGGATAGTGAGCTACGGTCAAGAAAATAGCGGTCCACGCCGATCACAAGGGGGGAGATATCGGCCATCATCTCCGCCAGCAGGTTGGCCACCATGGTCTTGCCCGCCGCCGATCCGCCGGAGATCCCGACGATGAAAGTTTTGCGGGGATTTCCGGTAAAAGATGCGTCCAATTTAAATAGTCTCCCAATCAGCGTATGCCGAAGGGTCATCATAATGTAAAATTGAACGTATGGATAACAAGCTTTCAAACCGGCGCCAGTGGTTCCGCGACGGCGTAAACTTCCTCGGCCGGGCGGTGATGGAGTTCAACGACGCCGCGAAGGACACCGTAGAAGTGACGGATGATTTGCCGCGACATAATCCGCTGGATCCCGCGCGCGGTTTCCTGCGCCCCCCCGGTGCGATAGCGGAGACTGAATTTGTTGTCCGGTGCGACAAATGCGGCGACTGCGTGAAAGCCTGCCCCGAAGGAGTTTTGTTTGCGGCAACCGCCCAAAGCGGGGCCATGGAGGGATATCCGGTATTCGACCCGGCGCGCAAGGCCTGCTTTCTTTGTTCGCCCCTGCATTGTGTGAACGCGTGCAAGGCAGGCGCGCTAAATCCGGTGGCGGACATAAGCGAGCTTGCAATGGGCAAGGCCAGGATGAATCCGGCCAAATGCAAGGCCAGCGAAGGGGATGAGTGCCGCCTGTGCCACGACTTCTGCCCGTTGTCCGGCAGGGCGGTGATATTGCTCGGCGGCCGGGCGGCCATACAGGCGTCCGAATGCGTCGGCTGCGGCCAATGCGAGTATCATTGCCTGCACAACGCCGGGCGCGGGGCTATCACCACATTGCCGAGAATTTCGGGCATGGCGGTCTGAAAAGAGGCGCGATTGCCCCGTGGTTCCTTTGCGTGTATCATAAACCGTTACAAATTATTCAAGCGGCGTTTTGACTTCCAACAAAACTAAAATACTGGTTGTCGGAGGCGACAACGGCAGGCGCGAGGCCATCAAGCGGGCCTTTCAAAGCGCCGGGGGCGCGCGGTTCAACATCGAGTTCCGCTCCTTTGCCCGGACGGCGGGAGTCCGTTCCACGCCACCGGACTTCGCCGCGGCCATCGTGGACTTTGAGACCGATCCCAAAGAAGCGGCCCACGCCGCCTTTCTACTGCGCTCGGCCCGGGCGGAAATGGGGATTGCGGTGATCGTCCCCTCCCTTGAATTCCAGACTCCCGTGGAGGCGCTCGACCTCGGGCTCGGCCCGGTGGTGATTTCCGACGAGGAAGGGATCGCGTCGCTTCCGGCCATCGCCGAGGCGATGACAAACGGAGATGAGCAGGCAGGGTCCGTTTCGGCCAGCAGCGCGCTGCGCGTGCGCAATCAGGAACTGCGCGACATAACCGACTCCTTGGCGCGCCAGAGCGTCCACCTGATCCATTTGCGGAACGAGCTGGCCGCGGAGAAAAGCAAGCTGGAGACAGTTATCAACGGTATGACCGACGGGGTGATATTCTTTGACGTTGACGGCAGGCTGGAGATGATAAATCCCGTGGCCACGGCCATTTTTCCCAGCCTTGACGCGGACGGGTATCCCGTAAAAGATGATTTTATCAAAACGATCGGGCGTGATGCGGCCGCCGAAAACAGGAAGGGGGATGACAAAGCCCACTCTTTTGACGCCATGATCGGCGGCAAGGCGTACAGGATCCGCCAGGCGGATGTGACGGACGCGTCGGGAAGCCCCGCCGGCTCGCTGATAATGCTGATGGACATAACCGCCGACAAGGAATATGAAAAGCTCAAGAACGATTTCACAAGTATGATCTCGCACGAGCTTCGCACGCCCCTTACCTCCATAGGCGCCGCCGTGGACAACTTTATAAGCGGAGCGCTTGGCGAAGTGACGGAAAACCAGCTCAAGTTCCTGGAGATGATCAGACGGAACGTGGACCGCCAGCAGGCGCTTATAGACGACCTTCTGGACATAGCCAAGTTCGAGGCGGGGCAG
This region of Nitrospinota bacterium genomic DNA includes:
- the udk gene encoding uridine kinase; the encoded protein is MDASFTGNPRKTFIVGISGGSAAGKTMVANLLAEMMADISPLVIGVDRYFLDRSSLSAEERARINYDEPEALNFSLLAEDLATLRRGEGIAMPIYDYANHAAIQNAEPVPHARLVIVEGILLFHPAAIQPLLDFRLFVDADRDVRLKRRIARDTLERGRCEQSVIRQFNDTVEPGFEKYILPTRAESDFILVWNIKDMRSLTRAAEIIRGRMV